In the genome of Dehalococcoidia bacterium, the window GCCACCGGCTGGACCCCCATTACAAGGCCCATCGGGTGGAAACGCCCGACGAACTGCGCGATCAGATAGCGCGGTGCCGCCAGATCATCGAGGCCTTCGGCATCCCCATCTACGAATACGAAGGCTACGAGGCCGACGACATCCTGGGGACCTTGGCCCGCCAGGCATCGGCCATGGGGGTGGAGACCTACCTGGTGAGCCTGGACTCGGACATCGCCCAGCTGGTGGGCGATGGCGTACGCCTCTGGCTCTACCGCCCCTACCAGCGGGACTCAGTGGTATACGCTAGTCCCGAGGACGTGCGCCTCCGCTACGGCGTCCTGCCCCGTCAGCTCCCCGACCTGAAGGCCCTCAAGGGGGACCCCACTGATAACATCCCGGGCGTGCCGGGGATCGGAGAGAAGACGGCTGTGCGCCTCCTGCAGAAGTTCGGCTCCATCGAGGCCATATATGAGAATCTGGAGCAGGTGGAACCCCCTAAGCTCCGGGAGGCCCTCCGCCAGCATGAGGAGCAGGTGCGGAGGGCCAAACTGCTGGCCACCATCGTCACCGACGTCCCGGTGACTCTCGACCTGGAGGCGGCTGACTTCCGTGCCCACTACCGGCGCCAGCGTGTCCTAGAGATCTTCCGCGAGCTGGAGTTCCGCAGCCTGGTGCCCCGTCTCCCGCCCGACCAGGAGACAGGGCCTCAGCTCCCCCTTCTGGAGGAGACGTCGGTGGCTGTGGAGAGGGCGGCGGTGGCCGAGGGTTACCAAGTGGTGAGGGATGAAGGCCTTTTGTCCCACCTGGCCCGACGGCTGGAGCGGGCTGGCCGCTTCAGCTTCGATACGGAGACCACCAGCCAGGAGGCCATGCGTGCCCGCCTGGTGGGCCTCTCCTTCGCCCTCCCCGGTGGCGAGGCCTACTACATCCCTGTGGGCCACCAGAGCGATGCTTATCAGCTGCCTTTGGGCCTGGTCCTGGAACGCCTCCGCCCCCTCCTGGAGGACGAGAGGGTCAAGAAAGTAGGGCACAACGCCAAGTACGACATCATCGTCTTGGCCCAGGAAGGGGTGTGGGTGCGGGGCCTGGAGTTCGACACCATGATCGCCGCCTTCCTGCTGGGGGAGGGAGGGGGTGGCAGCTATCGCCCTGGCGAGGGCGCTCTGAGCCTCAAGTGGCTGGCCTCCCGCCTCTTGGGCGTGGAGATGACAGAGATAAGCCAGCTCATAGGCAAGCCGGGCAAGGGCCAGATCTCTATGGCCCAGGTGCCTGTGGAGGCCGCCGCCCGTTACGCCTGCGCCGATGCCGACATGGCCCTGCGCTTGAGCGAGGCCCTGGCCTCCCGTCTCCGGGAAAAGGGTATGGAGAAGCTCTTCCACGAGATCGAGATGCCCCTGGTGCCGGTGCTGGCCCGCATGGAGCTCAACGGGGTGGCCGTGGACGTGGGTGTCCTAAGGGAGATGTCCGGGGTGCTGGCGGAGGAGATCGGCAAGGTGGAGGAGGAGATCTTCCGAATGGTGGGCCATCGCTTCAACATATCCTCCCCCCAGCAGTTGAGCCGTGTCTTGTTCGACGAGCTCCGCCTCCCTAAGACCCGAAAGCTCAAGTCCGGCATCTACTCCACCGATGCCCAGTCGCTGGAGGACTTGCGGGGTGCCCATCCCGTCATCGACCTTATCTTCGAGCACCGGGAGTTGACCAAGCTGAAGAGCACATATGTGGACGCCCTGCCGGCCCTGGTGAACCCTCGCACCGGCCGCATCCACAGCGAGTTTAACCAGACGGGGGCAGCCACCGGCCGTATCACCTCCAGCAACCCCAACCTGCAGAACATCCCGGTGCGCACGGAACTGGGAGCCCAGATCCGCCGCGCCTTTGTGGCCCGGGACGTGGGGCCCGACCCATACCTGCTGGCAGCCGATTATTCCCAGATCGAGCTGCGTATCATGGCCCATCTATCCCAGGACAAGACCTTGGTGGAGGCCTTCCTGCGGGATGAGGACATCCACGCCTCCACCGCCTCCCAGGTCTTCGGTGTCCCTCTGGACCAGGTGACCCCGGCCATGCGGCGGCGGGCCAAGGTGTTTAACTTCGGCGTGCTGTATGGCCTTTCGGACTGGGGGCTCTCGGTGCGGGAACGCATCCCGAGGGAGGAGGCGGCTGAATTCATCCGCCGCTACTTCGAGCGCTACCCCGGCGTGCGCCGCTACATCGACGAGACGGTACAGAGGACGCGGGAGCTGGGCTATGCCGAAACCCTCTTCGGCCGCCGCCGCTACCTGCCGGACATCAACTCCCCCAACCAGAATGTGCGCCAGGCGGCTGAGCGGGCGGCCATCAACATGCCTGTGCAGGGGACCACCGCCGACATCATGAAGCTGGCCATGAACCGCATCTATGCTGAGATGGAGCGCCGCCGTATGCGCTCCCTCATGATCCTGCAGGTGCACGATGAGCTCATCTTCGAATGCCCAGCCCAGGAGCTGGAGGAGATGCGGGCCATCGTCTTGGACGTAATGCCATCTGTGGCCCAGCTCTGCGTCCCCCTCAAGGTGGATGTGAAGGTGGGTAAGAGCTGGGGAGAGATGGAGTAGGCCGCTGCCGCTGTGCCCGAGCTCCCCGAGGTAGAGACCATTCGGCGCCAACTCCATCCGCTGGTGGTGGGGAGGTGCATTCTCGAGGCCTGGCTCGCTCCCCAGGCCTCCCGTCTAGCCGTCTCGCCTTCCGATCCTCAGGCCCTGGCGCGTGGCCTGCAAGGGCGGCGCATCCTAGACCTAGGCCGCCGTGGCAAGTTCCTTCTCTTCGCCCTCGATGATGGGCGCACGTGGGTGGCCCACCTGCGCATGACGGGCTCCCTCGTCCACCGGCCAGGGCTATGCCAGGGGGCCTTTCTACGGGCTGCCTTGGCCCTGGACGACGGTTCCCACCTCTGTTACCACGACCAGCGCAAGCTGGGGTGCATGTGGCTGGTGGACGACCCCTCCCAGGTGGTGGGCCACCTGGGGCCCGAACCTCTGGACCCGGCGTTAACCCCCGAGGGGTTGTGGGGGCGCCTGAGAGGCAGGCGGACGGCCATCAAGGCTGTGCTGCTAGATCAGAGGGCCCTGGCTGGGGTGGGCAATATCTATGCCGATGAGGCCCTCTTTGCGGCGGGCATCCATCCCCGTCGCTCTGCCTCATCCCTCACGCTGGAGGAGGCGGAGCGTCTGTTGGTGGCCCTGAGGGTGGTGCTGGAGGGGGCCATACGCCACGGCGGCACCACCTTTCTGACGTATTTGGATGCTACCGGTGCCCCTGGCTCCCATGGGGAGCATGTGCGGGTCTTCCGGCGGGAGGGGAAGCCCTGCCCGCGGTGCGGAGGGCCCATAGCCCGCACCAAGTTAGGGGGCCGCACCACCTATCTCTGCCCGGCCTGTCAGCAGTGAGCTGGGGGCGAGAGGCCACATGGACCCTATTGGGAGGCCGATGAGGCGGCCTGCACCGATAGCAGCGTGGCCCGCACCACGACGCGGTCGGTGTATTCACCCCCATAAGGGTCGTTGCGGTTGGGTATGAAGGTGCCGCCACAGGTGATGATCGTGATGGTGTCCTCCTTGGTAGGCCCCATGACCTTGACAGCCTCCGGGTCATTAGGGTCGACGGTGAAGTTGTCTACCA includes:
- the polA gene encoding DNA polymerase I; amino-acid sequence: MGEKTQLLVLLDGHGIIHRSYHAMKEQPLTVRRTGEVISAVYGFANTLLSVLQELKPTHVAVAMDKGRTTFRHRLDPHYKAHRVETPDELRDQIARCRQIIEAFGIPIYEYEGYEADDILGTLARQASAMGVETYLVSLDSDIAQLVGDGVRLWLYRPYQRDSVVYASPEDVRLRYGVLPRQLPDLKALKGDPTDNIPGVPGIGEKTAVRLLQKFGSIEAIYENLEQVEPPKLREALRQHEEQVRRAKLLATIVTDVPVTLDLEAADFRAHYRRQRVLEIFRELEFRSLVPRLPPDQETGPQLPLLEETSVAVERAAVAEGYQVVRDEGLLSHLARRLERAGRFSFDTETTSQEAMRARLVGLSFALPGGEAYYIPVGHQSDAYQLPLGLVLERLRPLLEDERVKKVGHNAKYDIIVLAQEGVWVRGLEFDTMIAAFLLGEGGGGSYRPGEGALSLKWLASRLLGVEMTEISQLIGKPGKGQISMAQVPVEAAARYACADADMALRLSEALASRLREKGMEKLFHEIEMPLVPVLARMELNGVAVDVGVLREMSGVLAEEIGKVEEEIFRMVGHRFNISSPQQLSRVLFDELRLPKTRKLKSGIYSTDAQSLEDLRGAHPVIDLIFEHRELTKLKSTYVDALPALVNPRTGRIHSEFNQTGAATGRITSSNPNLQNIPVRTELGAQIRRAFVARDVGPDPYLLAADYSQIELRIMAHLSQDKTLVEAFLRDEDIHASTASQVFGVPLDQVTPAMRRRAKVFNFGVLYGLSDWGLSVRERIPREEAAEFIRRYFERYPGVRRYIDETVQRTRELGYAETLFGRRRYLPDINSPNQNVRQAAERAAINMPVQGTTADIMKLAMNRIYAEMERRRMRSLMILQVHDELIFECPAQELEEMRAIVLDVMPSVAQLCVPLKVDVKVGKSWGEME
- the mutM gene encoding bifunctional DNA-formamidopyrimidine glycosylase/DNA-(apurinic or apyrimidinic site) lyase, whose product is MPELPEVETIRRQLHPLVVGRCILEAWLAPQASRLAVSPSDPQALARGLQGRRILDLGRRGKFLLFALDDGRTWVAHLRMTGSLVHRPGLCQGAFLRAALALDDGSHLCYHDQRKLGCMWLVDDPSQVVGHLGPEPLDPALTPEGLWGRLRGRRTAIKAVLLDQRALAGVGNIYADEALFAAGIHPRRSASSLTLEEAERLLVALRVVLEGAIRHGGTTFLTYLDATGAPGSHGEHVRVFRREGKPCPRCGGPIARTKLGGRTTYLCPACQQ